Proteins from a genomic interval of Schistocerca serialis cubense isolate TAMUIC-IGC-003099 chromosome 11, iqSchSeri2.2, whole genome shotgun sequence:
- the LOC126426461 gene encoding speckle-type POZ protein-like, with protein sequence MSPRDAESQHEEAGPSRKTEEETKKESLTVGLVQEAEEDTAVNLGALLDAGDGAVVTLLAGDTRLVAHRAVLAARSPVFADMLRRVTVEGSSSQLVLSDTEGPVLRQVLAYLYTLQVPQLPSMAPKLLVAADVYGLSVLKAHCEQQVVAQLSVETAAAAGVIAIRHSANRLKQAAVAFIKAHLLHVMATQGWAEAVVNDPQTVVELVHLIAETPTDTR encoded by the exons ATGTCACCACGTGATGCGGAATCTCAGCATGAAGAAGCGGGCCCATCCAGGAAAACTGAGGAAGAAACAAAGAAGG AATCGCTGACAGTGGGACTCGTTCAGGAGGCTGAGGAGGACACGGCCGTGAATCTCGGAGCCCTGCTGGACGCCGGGGACGGCGCTGTGGTGACTCTGCTGGCTGGGGACACGCGGCTTGTGGCTCATAGGGCTGTCTTGGCCGCCAGGAGTCCCGTGTTTGCGGACATGCTCCGTCGCGTCACTGTAGAGGGCAGCAGCAGCCAGCTCGTACTCTCGGACACAGAGGGTCCTGTGCTGCGCCAGGTGCTGGCATACCTCTACACCCTGCAGGTGCCGCAGCTGCCCAGCATGGCCCCAAAGCTGCTGGTCGCCGCCGACGTATACGGCCTGTCGGTACTGAAAGCGCACTGTGAGCAACAGGTGGTCGCCCAGCTGTCTGTCGAGACTGCGGCAGCTGCAGGTGTTATCGCGATTAGGCATTCCGCCAACAGGCTGAAGCAGGCCGCCGTCGCCTTCATAAAGGCCCACTTGCTCCATGTGATGGCGACGCAGGGCTGGGCTGAGGCTGTAGTCAACGACCCACAAACTGTTGTGGAGTTGGTTCACCTGATTGCAGAGACACCGACAGACACCAGGTAA